A single genomic interval of Helicoverpa armigera isolate CAAS_96S chromosome 22, ASM3070526v1, whole genome shotgun sequence harbors:
- the LOC110380908 gene encoding potassium channel subfamily K member 18 translates to MKTNMDKSLKKKNHSNGKYKKNGKSENYRIDEDVITTCCLCVKTKKSKKKSFIAGCVTNLGIFTLLLAYTLVGAFIFLAIEGGAAKIHQKTLATTSYQATENQKSVPLSKLNGTISQASQELRSQTVESIWEITVSLNILYKENWTRLAAQEIARFQEKLVARVAADVSAQYGGARALESAPALVVDDYEWNFAKAFLYSLTVLTTIGYGSVAPRTALGKAVTIGYAVIGIPLTLLYLSVVGALLSRLARSVFSRALCCCLCTKCGYCCLDERTMTSKERKEKVRRQDDYRHQTLHLQEPYYVRSPSGTIISASQAHSVSTNSIKDKTQGLSFLRDCDSMSCTDTDSKVSLRGFSILAPISLCLAAIFTYIFFGALVLYQLEGWSPIDGVYFCFMSLSTIGFGHLAPGATQKNGASSGTVWFCSIYIMTGLALTAMCFNVLHDEIVHRLRHHEKVLKANNQKVLTSEFLHRS, encoded by the exons ATGAAGACGAACATGGACAAGAGTTTGAAGAAAAAGAACCATTCGAATGGGAAGTACAAGAAAAATGGCAAATCTGAGAATTACAGGATCGACGAGGACGTCATTACGACGTGTTGTCTATGTGTTAAgaccaaaaaaagtaaaaagaaaagttttatcGCTGGGTGTGTGACGAACCTTGGTATCTTCACACTACTCCTTGCTTACACTTTGGTTGGTGCTTTCATTTTCTTGGCCATTGAAGGGGGAGCGGCCAAGATTCACCAGAAAACTCTAGCCACTACATCGTACCAAGCTACTGAAAACCAGAAGTCAGTACCCCTGTCAAAATTAAATGGGACTATCAGTCAGGCCAGTCAGGAATTGAGGTCTCAGACAGTGGAAAGTATTTGGGAGATAACGGTGTCTTTAAACATATTGTATAAAGAGAACTGGACGAGGCTAGCTGCTCAGGAGATCGCCAGGTTCCAGGAGAAGTTGGTGGCAAGAGTGGCAGCTGATGTGTCAGCTCAGTATGGAGGGGCGAGGGCTTTGGAGTCAGCTCCTGCGTTGGTGGTTGATGATTATGAGTGGAACTTCGCTAAGGCGTTTCTATATTCTTTGACTGTTCTCACTACTATAG GTTACGGCAGCGTGGCACCAAGAACAGCTCTTGGAAAGGCAGTGACAATAGGGTACGCAGTAATAGGCATACCTCTAACACTCCTCTATCTCTCTGTAGTAGGAGCCCTGCTATCACGACTAGCCAGAAGTGTATTCAGCAGGGCTCTATGCTGCTGTCTATGCACGAAATGCGGGTACTGCTGTCTCGATGAACGCACTATGACTAGCAAAGAAAGAAAGGAAAAAGTCCGAAGACAAGATGATTATAGACATCAGACTTTACATCTACAAGAGCCATATTATGTCAGGTCTCCTTCAGGTACAATAATATCTGCGTCCCAAGCTCACAGTGTAAGCACAAATTCAATCAAAGATAAAACTCAAGGTTTGAGCTTCCTAAGAGACTGTGACTCCATGAGCTGTACTGACACAGACTCCAAAGTATCCCTTCGAGGTTTTTCAATCCTAGCTCCAATTTCTTTATGTTTGGCCGccatttttacatacattttctttGGAGCTTTAGTGTTGTATCAATTGGAGGGCTGGAGTCCAATAGACGGGGTTTATTTCTGCTTCATGAGTCTAAGTACGATTGGTTTTGGACATTTAGCTCCCGGAGCTACTCAGAAGAATGGTGCGTCGTCAGGTACAGTTTGGTTTTGCTCAATATACATCATGACTGGTCTCGCTCTCACTGCCATGTGTTTCAATGTTCTCCACGACGAGATTGTTCATAGACTACGACATCACGAGAAGGTGCTGAAAGCTAACAACCAGAAGGTTTTGACATCAGAGTTTCTTCATAGATCTTGA